The following are from one region of the Nicotiana tabacum cultivar K326 chromosome 3, ASM71507v2, whole genome shotgun sequence genome:
- the LOC107830673 gene encoding aspartic proteinase, protein MGAKSFLVAFFLSLLLFPLAFCTSNDGLVRIGLKKIKFDQNNRLAARVESKEGEALRASFRKYNNLRGNLGASEDTDIVALKNYMDAQYFGEIGIGSPPQKFTVIFDTGSSNLWVPSSKCYFSVPCLFHSKYKSSQSSTYKKNGKSAAIRYGTGAISGFFSQDSVKVGDLVVKNQEFIEATREPSVTFLVAKFDGILGLGFQEISVGNAVPVWYNMVKQGLVKEPVFSFWLNRNTEEDEGGEIVFGGVDPNHYKGKHTYVPVTRKGYWQFDMGDVLIDGQATGYCDNGCSAIADSGTSLLAGPTTVVTMINHAIGASGVVSQQCKAVVEQYGQTIMDMLLAEAHPKKICSQVGLCTFDGTRGVSMGIESVVDENAGKSSGLHDAMCSACEMAVVWMQNQLRQNQTQERILNYVNELCERLPSPMGQSAVDCGKLSGMPSVSFTIGGRTFDLSPEEYILKVGEGPAAQCISGFIALDVPPPRGPLWILGDVFMGRYHTVFDSGKLRVGFAEAA, encoded by the exons ATGGGAGCAAAATCTTTTCTTGTCGCCTTTTTCCTTTCATTGCTGTTATTTCCTTTGGCCTTCTGTACATCAAATGATGGCTTGGTTAGAATTGGTTTAAAAAAGATAAAATTCGATCAAAACAACCGACTTGCTGCACGCGTCGAGTCCAAGGAGGGGGAGGCTTTGAGGGCCTCTTTTAGGAAGTATAATAATCTCCGTGGTAATCTTGGGGCCTCTGAGGATACAGACATTGTAGCACTGAAGAATTATATGGATGCTCAGTACTTTGGGGAGATTGGTATAGGCAGTCCCCCTCAGAAGTTCACTGTCATCTTTGATACTGGTAGCTCTAATTTGTGGGTGCCTTCATCAAAGTGCTACTTCTCA GTTCCATGCCTTTTCCATTCTAAGTACAAGTCAAGCCAATCAAGCACTTATAAGAAAAATG GGAAGTCTGCTGCCATACGTTATGGTACTGGAGCAATATCTGGATTTTTCAGTCAAGATAGCGTTAAAGTTGGTGATCTGGTTGTGAAAAATCAG GAGTTCATCGAGGCAACCAGAGAACCCAGTGTAACTTTTTTGGTAGCCAAGTTTGATGGTATATTGGGTCTTGGTTTCCAGGAGATTTCTGTTGGAAATGCTGTACCAGTATG GTACAACATGGTCAAACAGGGTCTTGTCAAGGAGCCTGTCTTCTCATTTTGGCTCAACCGAAATACAGAGGAAGATGAAGGGGGCGAAATTGTGTTTGGTGGGGTTGATCCTAACCACTATAAGGGAAAGCACACTTATGTCCCAGTCACACGGAAAGGTTATTGGCAG TTTGACATGGGTGATGTTCTGATTGATGGTCAAGCTACTG GTTACTGTGACAATGGATGTTCTGCAATAGCGGATTCTGGGACTTCTCTCTTGGCTGGTCCAACG ACTGTAGTCACTATGATTAATCATGCCATTGGCGCCTCGGGGGTTGTAAGCCAACAATGTAAAGCTGTTGTTGAACAGTATGGACAAACAATAATGGATATGCTTTTAGCAGAG GCACATCCAAAGAAGATCTGCTCACAGGTTGGGTTATGCACCTTTGATGGAACTCGTGGCGTTAG TATGGGCATTGAGAGTGTTGTGGATGAGAATGCTGGCAAATCTTCAGGACTGCATGATGCTATGTGCTCCGCTTGTGAAATGGCGGTTGTCTGGATGCAGAACCAACTTAGACAGAACCAGACCCAAGAACGCATCTTGAACTATGTGAATGAG CTTTGCGAGCGACTACCAAGCCCAATGGGACAATCAGCTGTTGATTGTGGAAAGCTTTCTGGCATGCCTAGTGTTTCCTTCACAATTGGTGGCAGAACATTTGACCTCTCTCCTGAGGAG TACATACTCAAGGTGGGCGAGGGTCCTGCTGCACAATGTATTAGTGGCTTCATTGCCTTGGATGTTCCTCCACCCCGTGGACCTCTCTG GATCTTGGGGGATGTTTTCATGGGTCGATATCACACCGTCTTTGATTCTGGAAAACTTAGAGTTGGATTTGCAGAAGCAGCTTag